The nucleotide window TCTTTGATTTGGATGGAGCACGAGTCTTGGATAAACGATACTTAAAGATTATGGAGAGAACCCATAATATTGATTTGCAAAAAATGATGCAGCAGGCTTTAGATAAAGGAATAAAATTTTTCGGCTGCCAGATGAATGTACTGATTGCTGATGGACTTGAGCTGGTTGAGGGTGCAGAGTTATCAGGAGTTGCTACCTTTTTAGAGACCGCTTATCAAGCGGATGCAGTACTAACCTACTAAGAGGAGGGTGAGCTTATGGAAAAGAAAAAAGTAGTGGTTATGGCACTTCACGATCAACTGGAATCTGCGTACCCACCTTTGAATGTGGCTGTGGGGGCTGCATCATCTGGGGCAGAAGTAATCCTGGCATTTTCCCGCAGGGGAGTCAATATTCTGGATCAGCGATATGTATCCGTCCCGTCAGAGGACCTGGAGTACCTATCCAATGCATTGAGCGACTTTGGAGTATCTTCCGTTCATGACCTTCTTGGAATCGCCGTAGAGATGGGAGTCCAGCTCTATGTCGTAGATCTGGATGTAAATGATCAAGTTGATTTCATCCATCCCGCAGAACAGGTACCAATCAAATGGTTGCTGAACGAAGCAGCATCCGCGGATTTATTTATGCATTTTTAAAATCAGTTTTAGTTTGCAGGCTTGGTTCTGAAGGATTTCGACAGGTTGGGGGCGCATATTAGAAAAGCTGTCAAGAAAAGCTCGTAATTGTGACAGGTTTGGGTGGCAAAGCAGAAAAGCTGTCAAGAAACCCCTGTAATCATGACAGGTTTGGGTGGCAAGGCAGGAAAGTTGTCAAGAAAATCCCGTAATTATGACAGGTTTGGGGTGCAAAGTAGAAAAGCTGTCAAGAACCCCCTGTAATTGTGACAAGTTTGGGGTGTAAAACAGAAAAGCTGTCAAGAAAAGCTCGTAATTATGACAGGTTGGGGGTGTAAAGCAGAAAAGCTGTCAAGAACCCCCTGTAATTATGACAGGTTTGGGTGGCAAAGCAGAAAAGCTGTCAAGAAAAGCTCGTAATTATGACAGGTTGGGGGTGCAAAGCAGAAAAGCTGTCAAGAAACCCCTGTATTCATGACAGGTTTGGGTGGCAAGGCAGGAAAGTTGTCAAGAAAATCCCGTAATTATGACAGGTTTGGGGTGTAAGGCAGAAAAGCTGTCAAGAAACCCCTGTAATCATGACAGGTTTGGGTGGCAAAGCAGAAAAGCTGTCAAGAAAAGCTCGTAATTATGACAGGTTGGGGGTGCAAAGCAGAAAAGCTGTCAAGAAACCCCTGTAATCATGACAGGTTTGGGTGGCAAGGCAGGAAAGTTGTCAAGAAAATCCCGTAATTATGACAGGTTTGGGGTGCAAAGTAGAAAAGCTGTCAAGAACCCCCTGTAATTGTGACAAGTTTGGGGTGTAAAACAGAAAAGCTGTCAAGAAAATCTCGTAATTATGACAGGTTGGGGGTGTAAGGCAGAAAAGCTGTCAAGAAACCCCTGTAATCATGACAGGTTTGGGTGGCAAAGCAGAAAAGCTGTCAAGAAAAGCTCGTAATTATGACAGGTTTGGGGTGTAAAACAGAAAAGCTGTCAAGAACCCCCTGTAATCATGACAGGTTTGGGTGGCAAAGCAGAAAAGCTGTCAAGAAAAGCTCGTAATTATGACAAGTTTGGGGTGTAAAACAGAAAAGCTGTCAAGAACCCCCTGTAATTGTGACAGGTTTGGGTGGCAAAACAGAAAAGCTGTCAAGAACCCCCCGTAATTATGACAGGTTTGGGGTGCAAAGCAGGAAAGCTGTCAAGAACTCCCCGTAATCATGACAGGTTGAGCAGCAAAAGGAGAAGAGCTGTCAAAATAACATGCCTCTAAACTGCCCGAGACCAAAAAAAGACAGAGAATCCGTCTCTCTGTCTTTTTACATGGCATTGACCGGGACATTTCGGGAAAGCTCGTCCTTAAAGGTAACTTTGTTTTTGCCAAGTTCCTTCGATTGCAGCAAGAGCTGGTCAGCAAAAATATACCCTTTTTCCATTGAAGTGTACTGATTG belongs to Mesobacillus subterraneus and includes:
- a CDS encoding DsrE/DsrF/DrsH-like family protein, whose amino-acid sequence is MAKKKFVYFVSLSSNVPYVLKKALKNVEEENEVSIFFDLDGARVLDKRYLKIMERTHNIDLQKMMQQALDKGIKFFGCQMNVLIADGLELVEGAELSGVATFLETAYQADAVLTY
- a CDS encoding DsrE/DsrF/DrsH-like family protein, encoding MEKKKVVVMALHDQLESAYPPLNVAVGAASSGAEVILAFSRRGVNILDQRYVSVPSEDLEYLSNALSDFGVSSVHDLLGIAVEMGVQLYVVDLDVNDQVDFIHPAEQVPIKWLLNEAASADLFMHF